The nucleotide window AGGCAGGGAATCAGGGTAAACTATTGAAGTGGGCAGTTGCCCAAAATATTGCGATGTATGTTCGTATGCTAAGGCAGAAAGACGTTGTGCATCTGCTGAAGAAAAGGGAGCGTTGCCGTTATGATAAAGAGCAAATGTTGTTGGAAGGTTGCGCTTATTCAGTACGAATTGCCCTTTGTATGAAGGGATTAACTCTCCATTATTACCGATGAGATTTTGAATCATGTTCGGGCCCATCTGCGGGAGTACGCCAATATCTTCTGTTCCTAATTGTCGCAGCAGCTGTTTTTCTGATTGACCAGTGATAATGTCAGCACGGTTTAGCTGAATCTGCGATTGTTGGCGGTATTTTTCAGATTTTGAAAAGACATAAAGTGAGTCACTTCTATTTGTTGAAAATCTGAAGGGGCCGGTTCCAACTGGAGCAAAAGTGTTTTGTGATGAGTTGACGGCCTCATGAGGGTAGATTACGGCATACGGCGTTGCCAATTTTTTGAGGAACCTGGGATCTTTTTGTTTGAGTTCAAAAACAACAGTACTGTCATTGGGCGTTTGGATCCCGGAAACGTCTGCAAGCGTACGTTGCTTCGGGACATAAATATGTTGTTGCTCTTGAAAGAATGGTTCAAAGCCCCTGATATTCATAAATAAATTTGCTGCCTTTTTGGGAACTCCCTTCAAGGCCATCCGCTCAAAAACAAACTTGACATCATTAGCTGTCAATCGCCGACCCGTACCCGTACTAAATACATCATTATCGTGATAATAGATGTTCCGATTTAGTTGAAAGGTGTAGCGCGTTGAGTCGGGACTAACTTCCCAACTTTTTGCAACAGCAGGGGTAACGTCACCGGTGTTATTCAAACGTACAAGCCCTTCGTAAATCAGTTGAAGCGCACGTAACGTTGCCGAATTATTAGCTAACAGGGGGTCAAAACTGGTGATCGACTGATATTCGCCAATTACGAGTTTTTGAAAACTGGCACTTTCATCTGTTGTTTGATCAGTAGTATCAGCTTCTGCTGTTGTACGTGGAGCGTCGTTGATAATCACGGTTTCGGGTTGTTTGCATCCCCAAAGAAGTAGAATGAGTAACGCAAAGACAGGCAAATTCCGATACAAATGTAGTGATTTCATAACCGATTTATTTAGTTGCAGCGACTAATTTTCTGATGACTTATTCTTCGTTCCTTTTAATCCTTTAATCCCCTTAACGGCTTTTTCATCAAGCAGGTTGGTATCATAAGAACGAATTCGCCCTACCTTTTTCTGATGCCGTTTGGTAGCAATATCAACTAATTTTAGCATTAATTCCTGCATATTCATTCCACTTTCTTCCCAAAGGTAAAAAGAGAATGACCCGGGAATAGTATTAATTTCATTAAAATAGAGTTCTTTGCTATTGGCATTGATCAAAAAATCGAGTCTTGCTACCCCGCTGGCACGAAATAGTTTAAAAATATCGGCGGATAATGATTGGATATTTTTAGTGAGTTCATCAGAAATATCAGCCGGAATTTCACGATCAGCCGATGCCATTCCTTTTTGTGATCCGTTGTCGGATTGATATTTATCTTCAAAAGAAAGTGTTTCATCTGTTCCAAGCGGGCGTTCACATACGCTGGTTTTTAGATCATCGGCATGACCTAAAACCGAGCAATTAATTTCCATCAGTGGAGTAATCGCTTTTTCAACCATGAGATTCTCATCATATCGGAATGCCGTTTCTACAGCATCGATGAGTTCATCTTCATGTGCTGCCTTCATCACTCCAATGCTGCTGCCCAGTGATACAGGCTTGATAATAACCGGATATCCTAATTCCTCGGCAATGTTAAGTATCGATTTTTGGTCGTTAACCCATTCTGTTTCATAAAAATCGAATCCCTCAACCACTGGAATTCCGTGTGCCCGACAAATATCTTTGGCTTTAACCTTGTCCATGCCCAAGCTTGATGCAAAAACATTGCTGCCGGCATAGGGGATGTTATACATCTCGCAGGTTCCCTGGAATGATCCGTTTTCACCCTCAGATCCATGAAAGGCTGGAATTACCGCATGGATAGAATAACTCTGGGGAGAGCTGAAAAAGCCCCTCTTTTCGGTTTCCAATAAAACAGCTTTGCCCAATTCATCATGTGAAAAGGTACAAGGGGTAGCCTGTTTGATAAGTGCATCCAGGTCTTGATAGTTTTCCATCTTCAGAAGGGGAGCTCCCGTTAACCACCGTCCGGATTTGGAAATGTAAAGGGGTACAATGTTAAACTGAGTGTCTTTCATCGAGGCAATTACTTGCATGGCCGATAATACGGATACCTCATGTTCCGGTGATACCCCGCCAAAGGCAACGATTAAATTTCGAGAGCTCATAGCAATATTTTGTATTTATATGGATGCACCCGAATGATAAGAAAAGATCACTTCAGATGTGATATAAATGGCGGGTGGAAATCACCTGATATTGATAGGGATAATAGCTAATCCTTTAAAACTATTTTTTATTCATGGCCATGTAGTATAGCTGGATGATTCGTAACTCACTATAGCTTACGGACTTGTCAAGCTCGGTATATATTTTGCGAAGCATGTGAGTAGGCACTTCGTCCATGATGTCCATGACTTCTTCCCGTTTTCGATGCGATAGGGATGAGACTTTGACAATACCTTCTGGACGAATTTGGTTGCCTTCTTTCAGATACTTCTTTAAATGTTTGATGATGGTCACATCTTTAACACCAAACTGTTCGGCCAGGTGTTCAATGGATTTGCCTGCGTTGTATTCTTTGCCAATGCGCTGGTAAGGTTCGCCATATTCTTGCAGTTTTTCCCGTTTCTCTTTGAGGGCCTCACTGTTTTCTTCCACATCATTGGCCCGGCAGTATTTATTAATGATTTTCAGAAAATCAGTGCCGTACTTTTTCAGTTTTACTGATCCCACACCATAAATTGGCATCAGGTTATCTTTTGATTGTGGGTAGTAGTAGGCCATTTCCATAAGCGTTGTATCCGGGAAAATAGCATAAGGTGGTACCGACTGTTGATCAGCCAATTCCTTTCGTTTAGCTTCTAACTGTTCAAAAAGGTCATTGTCATAGTTTTGCTCAACTTCAGCTGTGGTCCGGTCCATAGATTCATCATCTACAACCGTATCTGTACGATCAAGCACACCAAAAACATTTTCTTTTCCACTTAATACTGCTTGTCCCTGTTTCGTGATGTGCAGTGCATCAGCCTCTTCTTCGGTATGTAAATAGCCCTGTTTCACCATCAATCGGGCTAAAAGAATCCAGTGTTCTTTGGCCCACTCGTTTCCAATATTATAGGTTGACAGCTCGTCATGCCCATTTTCGAGCACTTTGTGTTTGGTGGAGCCGCGCAAGATATCAGCAATATAATACGCATCAAATTCCTCATCCGTACGAGAAATACAAGAGAGCATCTTTTGTGCTTGCACCGTCAGATCTTCAACTTCGGCATCTACCGATAGACAGTTATCGCACATGCCGCAATCGTCTTTTTCATAAGTTTCACCAAAGTATTTCATCAGTGGAACGCGGCGGCACTCATCGGTCTCCAAAAACTTCATCAGGTCTTTAAGGTGCTTTTCAGCCACCTCTTTTTCTTTGCCTTCTTTCTGATTAATAAAATACTGAATCTTTTGTTTATCGGATCGGCTGTACAGCAACAGGCAGTCAGAGCGAAGTCCGTCACGTCCGGCGCGACCAATTTGCTGATAATACGACTCAATATTTTTGGGCATATCGTAGTGCATCACAAAGCGCACATTGGGCTTGTCGATACCCATTCCAAAAGCGATTGTGGCTACAATAATGCTTACATCATCACGGATAAACAGCTCTTGGTTGCGATTTCGGAGACGTTTCGAAAGGCCCGCATGGTAGGGTTTTACCGAATGTCCCGCTTTCTTGAGCTCCACAAAAAGTTCTTCTACCTGCTTGCGGGAGAAGCAATAAATAATGCCAGATTGCTTTTTACGGGTATAGAGGAAATCAAGGGTTTGTTCCAGTGGATCTTCTTTATCAGCGACTTTCAGAAACAGGTTTTTACGGTCAAAACTGGCCAGAAAAGTATCGGAATCTTCAAACTCTAAAACCTCTTTAATATCCTGGCGAACCCGTGGTGTGGCCGTAGCGGTCAACGCCATGCAGGTGGCATTGGGAAATCGATCACGGACCGTCGTAAGTTCGCGGTAATCGGGACGAAAATCGTGTCCCCACTCCGAGATACAGTGCGCTTCATCAATGGTAAACAGATCTACATTTTGATCATCCAGTAGGTTTAACGTACGCTCCATGAGCAGTGTTTCTGGAGCTAAATACAGCATTTTTACTTTTTTGTCTTTCAGTCGCTGGATGTTGTACTCATATTCTTCATCAGTAAGCGAACTGTTGAGGTAAATTGCGGGAATATCATACTGACGAAGCTGTTCAACCTGGTCTTTCATCAGCGATATGAGTGGAGATACCACAACTGTTAGCCCATCAAAGAGGAGGGCCGGAATTTGGTAGCAGAGCGATTTTCCTCCGCCAGTAGGCATAATGACGAGCGTATCTTTCTCGTCCATAACATTTGAAATGATATCTTCCTGAAGGGGGCGAAAATCCTCAAATCCAAAAACGTTATTAAGTTTGTTGCGTGCTTCTGTAATCATGTGTTGCTGATAAAATCTGATTTATCTGATTAGACAAATAAATCGGAGTTATAAATTACGTCTAAGTGTGGTTGGTATAGAATACAGATGCCATCGCAACTTTGCGATGGCATCTGTTAAAAAGTAGCTAAATATAAGAGTATTATTTGCTCAGATAAAGGTTTTTAAACTCGTATGGTTTTTTGAAGTGTTCGTCATTGAAGTCTTCCATAAAGTAGATGGTTTCACCCGTAGATTTCATCTCGGGACCAAGTTCTTTTTTAACCTCTGGGAATTTATCGAACGGAAATACCGGTTCTTTAATGGCCCATTTATCGAGCTTTGACGTCAGATCCTCAGTGTCAAAGTTTTTGAGCTTAGCACCCAGCATTACTTTGACAGCAATCCGGGCTTCCGGACGTCCAGTTGCTTTTGCAAGGAATGGTATCGTTCGTGTCGAACGTGGGTTCGCCTCCAATACATATACATCATCTCCTTTAACGGCATACTGCACATTCAGGAATCCTTTGATATTCATATTTGCAGCAATTTTCTCGTGATACTCTTTAATTTTTTCGATAGCTGTATCACTTAACGAGTAAGTCGGGATAACTGCTGTGGAGTCGCCCGAATGTACACCTGCTGGCTCGATATGTTGCATGATACCTGCGATATGAAGATCATCACCATCGTATACAGCATCCACATCTACCTCAACGGCATGTTCCAGGAACTTGTCGATGAGGAAGGCATTTTCGGGATGGGTGTCAAGGACGCGCTCGGTATAAAATTCGAGCTCCTCCTGTTTTACGGCAATGCGCATTCCCTGTCCGCCAAGTACGTAACTGGGACGGATGAGTACCGGGTAGCCAATACGGTTTGCAATTTCTAACGCTCCATCCACATCTTCTGCCGTTCCATATGAAGGGAAAGGGATGTCCAGCTTTTTAAGAAACTCAGAGAATGAGCCGCGATCTTCGGCAAAGTTAATCATTTCGAAATCAGTTCCGAAAATCTTAATGCCTTCTTCGACAAACTTTTTGCCAAGCTTCAGCGCCGTTTGTCCCCCAACTTGGAGGATAACTCCTTCGGGTTGTTCG belongs to Fodinibius sp. Rm-B-1B1-1 and includes:
- a CDS encoding ABC transporter substrate-binding protein: MKSLHLYRNLPVFALLILLLWGCKQPETVIINDAPRTTAEADTTDQTTDESASFQKLVIGEYQSITSFDPLLANNSATLRALQLIYEGLVRLNNTGDVTPAVAKSWEVSPDSTRYTFQLNRNIYYHDNDVFSTGTGRRLTANDVKFVFERMALKGVPKKAANLFMNIRGFEPFFQEQQHIYVPKQRTLADVSGIQTPNDSTVVFELKQKDPRFLKKLATPYAVIYPHEAVNSSQNTFAPVGTGPFRFSTNRSDSLYVFSKSEKYRQQSQIQLNRADIITGQSEKQLLRQLGTEDIGVLPQMGPNMIQNLIGNNGELIPSYKGQFVLNKRNLPTTFALYHNGNAPFSSADAQRLSALAYEHTSQYFGQLPTSIVYPDSLPQSSLFDTTLAADQIDVIYSDDPYVRTYLGSLSKVVSQQNTKLQMVEIRVPTSDTELYFKKGLPLIDNNDNSNEPIFRFYVHPPSLQRSGVQNLNFNDYVWWIDLRNVTVPTTD
- a CDS encoding D-alanine--D-alanine ligase; the protein is MSSRNLIVAFGGVSPEHEVSVLSAMQVIASMKDTQFNIVPLYISKSGRWLTGAPLLKMENYQDLDALIKQATPCTFSHDELGKAVLLETEKRGFFSSPQSYSIHAVIPAFHGSEGENGSFQGTCEMYNIPYAGSNVFASSLGMDKVKAKDICRAHGIPVVEGFDFYETEWVNDQKSILNIAEELGYPVIIKPVSLGSSIGVMKAAHEDELIDAVETAFRYDENLMVEKAITPLMEINCSVLGHADDLKTSVCERPLGTDETLSFEDKYQSDNGSQKGMASADREIPADISDELTKNIQSLSADIFKLFRASGVARLDFLINANSKELYFNEINTIPGSFSFYLWEESGMNMQELMLKLVDIATKRHQKKVGRIRSYDTNLLDEKAVKGIKGLKGTKNKSSEN
- the recQ gene encoding DNA helicase RecQ, giving the protein MRFYQQHMITEARNKLNNVFGFEDFRPLQEDIISNVMDEKDTLVIMPTGGGKSLCYQIPALLFDGLTVVVSPLISLMKDQVEQLRQYDIPAIYLNSSLTDEEYEYNIQRLKDKKVKMLYLAPETLLMERTLNLLDDQNVDLFTIDEAHCISEWGHDFRPDYRELTTVRDRFPNATCMALTATATPRVRQDIKEVLEFEDSDTFLASFDRKNLFLKVADKEDPLEQTLDFLYTRKKQSGIIYCFSRKQVEELFVELKKAGHSVKPYHAGLSKRLRNRNQELFIRDDVSIIVATIAFGMGIDKPNVRFVMHYDMPKNIESYYQQIGRAGRDGLRSDCLLLYSRSDKQKIQYFINQKEGKEKEVAEKHLKDLMKFLETDECRRVPLMKYFGETYEKDDCGMCDNCLSVDAEVEDLTVQAQKMLSCISRTDEEFDAYYIADILRGSTKHKVLENGHDELSTYNIGNEWAKEHWILLARLMVKQGYLHTEEEADALHITKQGQAVLSGKENVFGVLDRTDTVVDDESMDRTTAEVEQNYDNDLFEQLEAKRKELADQQSVPPYAIFPDTTLMEMAYYYPQSKDNLMPIYGVGSVKLKKYGTDFLKIINKYCRANDVEENSEALKEKREKLQEYGEPYQRIGKEYNAGKSIEHLAEQFGVKDVTIIKHLKKYLKEGNQIRPEGIVKVSSLSHRKREEVMDIMDEVPTHMLRKIYTELDKSVSYSELRIIQLYYMAMNKK